In Neptuniibacter halophilus, the genomic stretch GGCGTGTGTGCGGCGGACTGGCCACGGCTTCTGAGTCTGGTTGAGCACAAACACCCGGCTATGCGCTTGCATCCCGCCCTCGGTCTGCATCCCTGTTTTATGCAGCAGCACCGTGAGGAGGATCTGGAGCAGTTACAGCAGGCGTTACAGGCGGGTGGCATCTGTGCGCTGGGAGAGATCGGGCTGGATCTGTTTATCGCTGATGCGGATCTCGAGCGGCAATTAGCTTTTCTGCAGCCGCAACTGGCGCTGGCCGACAGATTCAGGCTTCCGGTGCTTCTCCATGTGCGCAAAGCGCACGACCAGATGCTGAAGCAATTGCGGCGTCAGTCGCTGGCGCGGGGAGGCATCGTGCATGCGTTTTCAGGCAGTGCTCAACAGGCGGCTCAATATCTGGATCTCGGTTTCAGGCTGGGCATAGGGGGAACCATCACCTATGAGCGGGCAACAAAACTGAGAGGATTAGTGAAAACCCTGCCGCTGGAAGCGTTTGTGCTGGAAACCGATGCGCCGGATATGCCGTTGGCGGCGTACAGAGATGAGCCGAATCAGCCAGCGCG encodes the following:
- a CDS encoding TatD family hydrolase; translated protein: MHLIDSHCHLDFPVFRDQLDAVMQQALTAGVADIVVPGVCAADWPRLLSLVEHKHPAMRLHPALGLHPCFMQQHREEDLEQLQQALQAGGICALGEIGLDLFIADADLERQLAFLQPQLALADRFRLPVLLHVRKAHDQMLKQLRRQSLARGGIVHAFSGSAQQAAQYLDLGFRLGIGGTITYERATKLRGLVKTLPLEAFVLETDAPDMPLAAYRDEPNQPARVLQVAQTLADLRGVTLQEVAAQTTATTRQLLGLDQKE